In a single window of the Natrialba magadii ATCC 43099 genome:
- a CDS encoding CaiB/BaiF CoA transferase family protein, translated as MQPQPLDDLTVVDMTQSVAGPVCTQLLGEMGATVIKVEPPAGDNFRHLMGGSMFTPFNHGKQSLCVDLKSEDGHEIVTELVDEADVFIESFRPGVLEQYDLDYESVIERNEDVIYCSLSGFGRTGPYSSYPGYDPCIQAVSGLMATTGYSDRPPVRIRASLIDCGTGANAAFAILAAVRHRDRHGEGTEIDISLFDVAVAWMSYWISRYDRTGDLPERAGGRGIGSAPNGVFSAGEDGTDNIYVATLSETMYERLCHLLGREDLLEDERFQTIDDRMEHREVLRDEFTAEFEQYDVWELERELLDAGVPSGAVRTVADLVDRDPHVEEREMLADSYNPQTGESVVAPALPFRFSAGLHDGGFSSRPPAKGEQTAEILEALSYSAADIDRLHEQEVVFSEA; from the coding sequence ATGCAACCACAGCCGCTGGACGATCTCACCGTTGTCGACATGACACAGTCGGTGGCCGGACCTGTCTGTACGCAACTGCTCGGGGAAATGGGTGCCACCGTCATCAAGGTCGAACCGCCTGCAGGCGACAACTTCAGACACCTGATGGGTGGCAGTATGTTCACGCCGTTCAATCACGGCAAGCAGAGTCTCTGTGTCGACCTCAAGTCAGAAGACGGCCACGAAATCGTCACCGAACTGGTCGACGAAGCCGACGTCTTCATCGAGAGTTTCCGTCCCGGTGTTCTCGAACAGTACGACCTCGACTACGAGTCCGTTATCGAGCGAAACGAGGATGTGATCTACTGCTCGCTGTCGGGCTTCGGCCGCACCGGTCCCTACAGCTCCTACCCCGGCTACGACCCCTGTATTCAGGCGGTGTCCGGGCTCATGGCGACAACCGGCTATAGCGATCGTCCGCCGGTCCGTATTCGTGCGAGTCTCATCGACTGCGGTACGGGTGCGAACGCTGCCTTCGCAATCCTGGCGGCCGTCCGCCATCGCGACCGCCACGGCGAGGGGACCGAGATCGACATCTCGCTGTTCGACGTCGCCGTCGCCTGGATGTCCTACTGGATTTCGCGCTACGACCGCACTGGCGACCTCCCCGAACGCGCCGGCGGCCGCGGAATCGGCAGCGCGCCGAACGGCGTCTTTTCGGCCGGCGAGGACGGTACCGACAACATCTACGTCGCGACACTCTCTGAAACGATGTACGAGCGTCTCTGTCACCTTCTCGGCCGCGAGGACCTTCTCGAGGACGAGCGCTTCCAGACCATCGACGACCGTATGGAACACCGGGAGGTGCTCCGCGACGAGTTCACCGCCGAGTTCGAACAGTACGACGTCTGGGAACTCGAGAGGGAACTGCTCGACGCGGGGGTCCCATCGGGTGCGGTTCGAACCGTCGCAGATCTCGTCGACCGCGACCCACACGTCGAGGAGCGGGAGATGCTCGCCGATTCGTACAACCCGCAGACCGGCGAGTCGGTTGTCGCGCCCGCGCTCCCGTTCCGCTTTAGCGCGGGTCTTCACGACGGCGGTTTTTCCTCGCGACCGCCAGCGAAGGGCGAGCAGACGGCCGAGATTCTCGAGGCGCTCTCGTATTCGGCGGCCGATATCGACCGGCTGCACGAGCAGGAGGTGGTCTTTTCGGAAGCGTAG
- a CDS encoding MFS transporter, with protein sequence MVPDPSRSLTALSETVAALRKDGRGSILLALAGGWFLSMGVRMIYPVMLPHLREAYGLDLTTSGLLLTVLFLAYATGQLPGGMLADRIGERTVLTLSTVVAAITLGLVITANSPAILFVATALFGFGTALYAVARYTILPKLYPDRIGAANGVTAASQDAGQSVLPPLAGLIASLFLWQLGFGFVIPLFLLMGAVLWYTVPVEEPETNGEDDSGPLSERIRDLLTVLGQRAVIYPTAVLVLGLCVWQAFTSFYPTYLIEVKDLSTTVSSTLFGLFFALGILIKPLAGGAYDRIGIRRSLVIVASGPAIALLALPFVEGFWPLVGITALVSTLLGFATVTEPYLLETLPEEIRGTGFGILRTIAFMVAALSPVAFGAAADNDFFDQAFMALAVLAGVMLLLAARIPKR encoded by the coding sequence GTGGTACCCGATCCGTCGCGCTCCCTGACCGCACTCTCCGAGACAGTCGCTGCACTCCGCAAGGACGGCCGTGGGTCGATCCTGCTCGCACTGGCAGGTGGCTGGTTCCTCTCGATGGGCGTTCGAATGATCTATCCGGTTATGCTTCCCCACCTTCGGGAAGCCTACGGGCTTGATTTGACGACCTCTGGCCTGCTACTGACGGTCCTCTTTCTCGCGTACGCGACCGGACAGTTGCCCGGTGGTATGCTCGCTGATCGAATCGGTGAGCGAACCGTGCTGACACTCAGTACGGTCGTTGCCGCGATAACGCTCGGACTTGTCATCACGGCAAACTCGCCGGCGATTCTCTTCGTCGCGACGGCACTGTTCGGGTTCGGAACGGCGCTGTACGCCGTCGCGAGGTACACCATCTTGCCGAAATTGTACCCGGATCGGATCGGCGCGGCAAACGGCGTCACTGCAGCCTCACAGGATGCCGGTCAGTCAGTGCTCCCGCCGCTTGCCGGCCTCATCGCGTCACTGTTCCTCTGGCAGCTCGGGTTCGGATTCGTCATTCCCCTGTTCTTGCTGATGGGCGCTGTCCTCTGGTACACCGTTCCGGTCGAGGAACCGGAAACGAACGGTGAGGACGATTCAGGTCCGCTGTCCGAACGTATCCGCGACCTCCTTACCGTGCTCGGACAGCGGGCTGTCATCTATCCGACTGCCGTGCTGGTGCTCGGACTCTGCGTCTGGCAGGCCTTCACGAGCTTTTATCCCACCTATCTCATCGAAGTCAAAGACCTCTCGACTACTGTCTCCTCGACATTGTTCGGGCTCTTCTTTGCGCTCGGCATTCTCATCAAACCCCTCGCGGGCGGCGCGTACGACCGTATCGGCATTCGGCGTTCGCTCGTCATCGTCGCAAGTGGTCCCGCAATCGCGCTCCTCGCGTTGCCGTTTGTCGAGGGGTTCTGGCCGTTGGTTGGAATAACGGCCCTCGTGAGTACACTCCTTGGGTTCGCGACCGTGACCGAACCGTACCTCCTCGAGACGCTCCCGGAGGAGATTAGAGGGACTGGATTCGGTATCCTTCGAACGATCGCGTTCATGGTCGCAGCGCTAAGCCCAGTCGCGTTCGGTGCGGCCGCTGACAACGACTTCTTCGATCAGGCGTTCATGGCGTTGGCCGTTCTCGCCGGTGTGATGTTGTTGCTCGCCGCTCGCATTCCGAAGCGGTGA
- a CDS encoding IclR family transcriptional regulator has translation MSHNTEAGGGIRATETTFALIETLAERDHARLTELATAVGIANSTASEHLATLKANGYVVEDDEGYRLGLKFMDIGVRAKRHYDGLLECAEPVLEQLVEETGETIGLLARENKQAVYVDRRVGEQGVPTNAWVGKRKPMHTMAAGKVMLAYLSADQRDEIIEGRGLPAVTAQTITTREELEAELETARDRGVAFNDCESHERVRGVAAPIVLQDEVYGAVAVAGPARRLTETYFREELPNLLLGAANEIELKLTYH, from the coding sequence ATGTCACACAATACCGAGGCTGGAGGGGGGATCCGGGCGACAGAGACCACATTCGCCCTCATCGAAACGCTCGCCGAGCGTGACCACGCGCGGCTGACGGAGCTCGCGACAGCAGTCGGTATCGCAAACAGCACTGCCTCTGAACACCTCGCGACGCTCAAAGCGAACGGCTACGTCGTCGAGGACGACGAGGGCTATCGGCTCGGACTCAAATTCATGGATATCGGTGTCAGAGCCAAGCGCCATTACGACGGGTTACTCGAGTGCGCCGAGCCGGTGCTCGAACAGTTGGTCGAGGAAACGGGTGAGACGATCGGCCTGCTCGCCAGGGAGAACAAGCAGGCGGTGTACGTCGATCGGCGGGTTGGTGAGCAGGGAGTGCCGACGAACGCGTGGGTTGGCAAGCGAAAGCCGATGCACACGATGGCCGCGGGCAAGGTGATGCTCGCATACCTCTCGGCGGATCAGCGGGACGAAATCATCGAGGGTCGTGGTCTGCCGGCGGTTACGGCACAAACGATCACGACACGCGAGGAACTCGAGGCGGAGCTCGAGACGGCTCGCGATCGCGGCGTCGCGTTCAACGATTGTGAGTCACACGAGCGAGTTCGTGGCGTGGCGGCGCCAATCGTTCTGCAAGACGAGGTTTACGGAGCGGTTGCCGTGGCGGGGCCGGCCAGGCGGCTGACGGAGACGTACTTCCGCGAGGAGTTGCCGAACCTGTTGTTGGGTGCGGCGAACGAGATCGAGCTCAAGTTGACGTATCACTGA